In Pseudophryne corroboree isolate aPseCor3 chromosome 7, aPseCor3.hap2, whole genome shotgun sequence, a single window of DNA contains:
- the LOC134945886 gene encoding E3 ubiquitin-protein ligase TRIM11-like produces MASADLEAELSCSICLSTYTDPVSLRCGHNFCRDCIVRVLDTQEGAGVYSCPECRTEYQERPALEKNRKLSNIVESFRSSHPEPEETPVFCTYCNSPVPATKSCLQCEASFCDKHLSKHSISTKHVLTEPTVSFEDSKCSVHKEMVKYYCSEDSSIICISCWVAGDHQGHHVEPLDVASEKKKETLRSVTETLKSEREETERRVQHLQGQRREEKGKAAGVTERVTDLFRDIREKVDNLERGVLGEISRQEEQMSLSVSDLITQLEKQKDELSRKISSIEEICNVTNPLTVLKQEPESDVISHRSCDVTSDVRVAGCLDEMIISQMLHRRLLHLSDNLMDLQIKRQLSVMEKADILLDIKTASNYMIISEDCRSASYTDVNQQRPDGPERFLVQQVLSSCSFSSGRHYWEVDVSAAEKWLIGVAGHSMDRKICGNESFIGYNNKSWNLSFTNKLGARHNNIYIHINPYSPVQTVRIYLDYEAGRLSFYQLCDPIRHLHTFSATFTEPLYAAFCIYNNSCIKVIK; encoded by the coding sequence ATGGCGTCTGCAGACCTGGAAGCTGAGCTGAGCTGCTCCATCTGCCTGAGCACTTATACAGACCCTGTATCCCTGAGATGTGGGCACAACTTCTGCCGGGACTGTATTGTGAGggtgctggatacacaggagggagctggagtCTATTCCTGTCCGGAGTGCAGGACAGAGTATCAGGAGCGCCCGGCACTGGAGAAGAACAGGAAGCTGAGTAACATTGTTGAAAGTTTCCGAAGTAGTCACCCAGAGCCGGAGGAGACCCCAGTCTTCTGTACTTACTGTAACTCTCCTGTGCCGGCTACTAAATCATGCCTGCAGTGTGAAGCCTCATTTTGTGACAAACACTTGAGCAAACACAGTATATCCACTAAACATGTTTTAACTGAACCCACTGTTTCCTTTGAGGATAGTAAATGCTCCGTACACAAGGAGATGGTGAAGTATTACTGCTCTGAGGACTCATCCATTATCTGCATATCCTGCTGGGTGGCCGGAGACCACCAGGGTCACCACGTGGAGCCTCTGGATGTGGCCTCTGAGAAGAAAAAAGAGACACTGAGATCTGTCACTGAGACCTTGAAGTCTGAGAGAGAGGAGACTGAGAGGAGAGTGCAACATCTGCAGGGTCAAAGGAGAGAGGAGAAGGGGAAAGCTGCCGGTGTCACTGAGAGAGTCACTGATCTGTTTAGAGACATCAGGGAGAAGGTAGACAATCTGGAGAGGGGGGTCCTGGGTGAAATCTCCAGACAGGAAGAGCAGATGTCACTCTCAGTCTCTGATCTGATCACacagctggagaaacagaaggaTGAGCTGTCCAGGAAGATTAGTAGCATTGAGGAGATATGTAACGTCACTAATCCATTAACTGTCCTGAAGCAAGAACCAGAGAGTGATGTCATCAGTCACAGGAGCTGTGATGTCACCAGTGATGTAAGAGTCGCTGGATGTCTGGATGAGATGATAATCTCACAGATGTTACACAGGAGACTTTTACACTTGTCTGATAATCTGATGGATCTACAGATAAAGAGACAGCTCTCAGTGATGGAGAAAGCAGACATATTACTGGATATAAAGACAGCCAGTAATTACATGATTATATCAGAGGATTGCAGATCTGCATCTTATACTGATGTAAATCAGCAGAGACCAGATGGACCAGAGAGGTTTTTAGTCCAGCAGGTGTTAAGCTCCTGTAGCTTCTCATCTGGGAGACATTACTGGGAAGTGGATGTGAGTGCAGCAGAGAAATGGCTGATAGGGGTGGCCGGTCACAGTATGGATAGAAAGATATGTGGTAATGAATCATTCATTGGTTATAATAACAAGTCATGGAACCTGAGCTTTACTAACAAACTTGGAGCACgtcataacaatatatatatacatataaatccaTATTCTCCTGTGCAGACAGTAAGGATATACCTGGACTATGAGGCCGGGCGTCTGTCCTTCTATCAGctgtgtgaccccatcagacacttacacaccttCTCCGCCACCTTCACTGAGCCCCTATATGCTGCCTTCTGTATCTACAATAATTCCTGCATCAAAGTCATAAAGTAA